Proteins co-encoded in one Arachis stenosperma cultivar V10309 chromosome 7, arast.V10309.gnm1.PFL2, whole genome shotgun sequence genomic window:
- the LOC130940135 gene encoding uncharacterized protein LOC130940135, with product MAPPLTRVTAIGRPHNRGTPPHHLSTTSARLLDNPQAVRPKLRRPHPYIRPPDLFGNRLLNKYNKEEMELSEIIKRCVSFYEEMRSNHEERMLFFVLTLFVYFRGRTSGQLSLGGRMNSRIRRETLERIVGEGDRNCIWELRMNTNAFANLCELLQVQGGLIEDGHVSLPEQVVTFLIILAHHKKNRSLQVRFCRSGETVSKYFNKVLKAVIRIQGMLFAKATPVAEDCVDPTWRRFKGCLGALDGTYIEVTVPESEKARYRTRKGKICTNVLGVCNREMGFVYVLSGWEVSASDSRVLRDAITCRNSLKIPHGNYYLVVFGYTNGPGFLAPKSMEMDPEEEGSILDEFTPDGDEEQHGLIEVVENTNEWSHWRDNIANEMYEEWRASRTE from the exons ATGGCTCCCCCCCTAACCCGTGTAACCGCCATTGGAAGGCCACACAACC gtggcaccccccctcaTCATCTCTCCACGACCAGTGCTCGGCTACTCGACAACCCGCAAGCAGTGCGACCCAAGTTAAGGCGCCCTCACCCCTACATCCGTCCACCCGATCTGTTCGGAAACCGACTACTGAACAAGTACAATAAG GAAGAAATGGAGCTGTCGGAAATTATTAAGCGATGCGTATCTTTTTATGAAGAGATGAGATCCAATCATGAAGAAAGAATGTTGTTCTTTGTGCTTACGCTGTTTGTTTACTTTAGGGGTAGAACTAGTGGCCAACTATCGTTAGGCGGAAGAATGAATAGTAGAATTAGACGTGAGACTTTAGAGCGTATTGTTGGTGAGGGTGATAGGAATTGTATCTGGGAGTTGAGAATGAACACAAACGCCTTTGCTAACTTGTGTGAGTTGCTCCAAGTTCAGGGCGGACTTATAGAGGATGGTCATGTAAGCCTGCCGGAGCAGGTTGTGACCTTCTTAATTATTTTAGCGCATCACAAGAAAAACCGTAGTCTACAGGTTAGATTTTGTAGGTCCGGCGAGACAGTTAGTAAGTATTTTAATAAAGTTTTGAAGGCTGTAATACGGATTCAAGGGATGTTGTTCGCGAAGGCTACACCAGTTGCCGAGGACTGTGTTGACCCCACATGGCGAAGGTTTAAG GGTTGCTTAGGAGCATTAGATGGCACTTATATAGAGGTGACAGTCCCCGAGTCTGAGAAGGCAAGGTACCGCACAAGAAAGGGTAAAATCTGCACGAATGTCTTAGGAGTGTGCAACCGAGAGATGGGTTTTGTCTACGTACTCAGTGGATGGGAGGTTTCAGCATCTGATTCACGGGTACTTCGAGATGCAATAACTTGTCGTAATAGTCTTAAGATACCCCACG GTAATTActatttagttgttttcggcTACACAAATGGTCCGGGGTTTCTTGCACC AAAGAGTATGGAGATGGATCCGGAGGAGGAAGGTAGCATATTGGATGAATTTACGCCCGATGGAGACGAGGAACAACATGGATTGATCGAGGTGGTCGAAAACACGAACGAGTGGAGTCACTGGCGTGACAACATAGCAAATGAGATGTATGAAGAGTGGCGTGCAAGTCGTACGGAGTAG
- the LOC130940657 gene encoding SNF1-related protein kinase regulatory subunit gamma-like PV42a gives MQRSESMRLQERKVKDLMVDKRRLVEVPYTASLADTMNTLVANRVLAVPVAAPPGQWIGAGGSMIVESDKQTGVVRKHYIGMVTMLDIVAHIAGEDHLDFGGGGVEMTNNLHERMSVPISSIIGHSFEGLSLWTLNPYTSLLDCMEVFSKGVHRAMVPVDSQMESGWSPGGGVELVESASGYQMLTQLDVVRFLRDHASDELQAILARSVQDLGADTEQIYAITDRTILLDAIKCLKSAMLNAVPIVQSSDDVIADDLRQLINGRFRKLLGTFSATDLRGCYINTLKSWFGISALEFTQNISASPLFAAPESPISWKELVTCHLESPLSEVIDKAVTKHVHRVWVVDQQCLLVGVVSLTDVIRVIRLALISPPSSHQ, from the exons ATGCAACGCAGCGAAAGCATGAGACTACAAGAGAGGAAGGTGAAGGATCTGATGGTGGATAAGAGGCGGCTGGTGGAGGTGCCATACACGGCGTCCCTGGCTGACACCATGAACACGCTGGTGGCAAACAGGGTGTTGGCTGTGCCAGTGGCAGCCCCGCCGGGGCAGTGGATCGGCGCGGGGGGTTCGATGATCGTGGAGTCTGACAAACAAACAGGAGTGGTGAGAAAGCACTACATCGGGATGGTGACGATGCTTGATATAGTGGCCCACATAGCCGGCGAGGACCACTTGGATTTTGGTGGCGGCGGCGTTGAGATGACAAACAACCTCCATGAAAGGATGTCTGTCCCTATTTCTTCCATCATAGGCCACTCTTTTGAAGGGCTTAGCCTGTGGACTCTTAATCCCTACACCAG CCTATTAGATTGCATGGAAGTGTTTAGCAAAGGAGTTCATCGTGCGATGGTGCCGGTGGACAGCCAGATGGAGAGTGGATGGTCACCAGGCGGTGGTGTTGAACTGGTGGAGTCTGCTTCCGGCTACCAAATGCTGACTCAGCTGGATGTTGTTAGGTTCTTGAGAGATCACGCATCTGATGAGTTACAGGCCATTCTGGCGCGCTCTGTTCAAGACTTGGGTGCCGACACGGAACAGATCTATGCCATCACTGACCGCACTATTCTCTTGGATGCCATCAAGTGCTTAAAGTCTGCCATGTTGAACGCTGTACCTATTGTTCAATCCTCTGATGACGTCATCGCTGATGATCTCAGGCAGCTCATAAATGGGAGATTTAGGAAGCTTCTTGGGACATTCTCTGCAACTGATTTAAGGGGATGTTACATAAACACGCTCAAGTCATGGTTCGGGATAAGCGCACTTGAATTCACCCAAAACATTTCGGCCAGTCCTTTGTTCGCGGCACCGGAATCACCCATCTCATGGAAGGAACTTGTGACTTGTCATCTTGAATCTCCTTTGTCGGAGGTGATTGACAAGGCGGTTACCAAGCATGTGCATCGAGTGTGGGTGGTGGATCAGCAGTGTTTGCTCGTTGGTGTTGTGTCTCTCACCGATGTAATTAGAGTTATAAGGCTTGCTCTCATCTCACCTCCCTCTTCACACCAATGA
- the LOC130940136 gene encoding protein TOO MANY MOUTHS-like yields the protein MKLHHLLFLWCTFLLLQHAAPYTVIMSDSAVPSTLVDGPQTAFSMKQDAVRTDSREQEAVYNIMRATGNHWATDIPDVCRGRWHGIECMPDKDNVYHVVSLSFGALSDDTAFPTCDPTNSSISPSITNLPHLRTLFFYRCFSYNPQPIPSFLGLLGPSLQTLVLRDNGHIGPIPNDLGNLTRLRVLDLHRNNLNGSIPVSLGRISGLRSLDLSGNKLTGPIPGLVLPRLNVLDLSQNLLMGPIPSTIGDCHSIIKLDLSRNRLVGPIPEKIKGLKDLMLLDLSYNRIQGPFPVSLRSLISLQALILKGNPMGPAIIPNEVFEGTIGLMILIMSNMNLHGPVPESLGRLTNLRVVHLDGNQLNGSIPKSFKDLRNLSEMRLNDNRLSGKVPFGKEIIWRMKRKLRLYNNSGLCCDSDCADSTFDFGISLCEISSPGLDKSVEHLSTNEKHMPTTMNNNVQLSDAANTALPLTTTLRLVVFVLLSLL from the coding sequence ATGAAGCTCCATCATCTTCTATTTCTATGGTGTACGTTCTTGTTATTGCAACATGCAGCGCCATACACAGTCATCATGTCTGACTCTGCCGTGCCATCAACCCTAGTAGACGGCCCCCAAACCGCCTTCTCCATGAAGCAAGACGCTGTTCGAACCGATTCCCGTGAACAAGAGGCAGTTTACAACATCATGCGTGCCACCGGAAACCACTGGGCCACCGACATCCCCGACGTCTGCCGCGGCCGCTGGCACGGCATTGAGTGCATGCCCGACAAGGACAATGTCTACCACGTTGTCTCCCTCTCCTTCGGCGCTCTCTCCGACGACACCGCTTTCCCAACCTGCGACCCAACCAACTCTTCCATTTCCCCTTCCATCACCAACCTCCCTCACCTCAGGACCCTCTTCTTTTACCGTTGTTTCAGTTACAACCCCCAACCCATTCCCTCCTTCTTGGGCCTATTGGGCCCATCTCTTCAAACATTGGTGCTCAGGGATAACGGCCATATCGGCCCAATACCTAACGACTTGGGCAACCTCACCCGTTTGAGAGTCCTCGATCTTCACAGAAACAATCTCAACGGTTCTATTCCGGTTTCATTGGGCCGGATCTCCGGTCTGAGGTCGTTAGATTTGAGCGGCAACAAACTAACCGGTCCCATACCAGGCTTAGTTCTTCCCCGTCTGAATGTTTTGGACCTCAGCCAGAACCTTCTAATgggcccaatcccttctactaTTGGAGACTGCCACTCTATTATCAAATTGGATTTAAGTCGAAACAGGCTTGTTGGCCCAATTCCGGAAAAAATCAAGGGCCTAAAAGATCTAATGCTTTTAGATTTGAGCTACAATAGAATTCAAGGCCCATTTCCTGTTTCACTTAGAAGCCTGATTTCTCTTCAGGCCTTGATCTTGAAAGGAAACCCAATGGGCCCAGCAATTATACCCAATGAGGTGTTTGAAGGCACGATTGGATTAATGATATTAATAATGTCAAATATGAATTTGCATGGTCCGGTGCCAGAATCACTAGGCAGATTAACGAACCTTCGTGTGGTTCATCTTGATGGGAACCAGCTTAATGGGTCAATCCCCAAAAGCTTCAAAGATTTAAGAAACCTTAGTGAAATGAGGCTGAATGATAATAGGCTAAGTGGGAAAGTCCCATTTGGGAAGGAAATTATTTGGAGGATGAAAAGGAAGCTAAGGCTTTATAACAATTCGGGGCTTTGTTGTGATTCTGATTGTGCGGATTCCACCTTTGATTTTGGTATTAGTCTGTGTGAGATTTCGAGTCCGGGTTTGGATAAGAGCGTGGAGCATCTTTCAACCAACGAGAAGCATATGCCAACTACTATGAATAATAATGTGCAATTATCGGATGCTGCTAACACTGCTCTGCCACTTACAACCACATTGCGATTAGTTGTCTTTGTATTACTCTCTCTTctttag